A window from Balearica regulorum gibbericeps isolate bBalReg1 chromosome 1, bBalReg1.pri, whole genome shotgun sequence encodes these proteins:
- the ASB11 gene encoding ankyrin repeat and SOCS box protein 11 isoform X1, with protein sequence MEGSSILHAFTNIYFAIFALFCFKLLIKISLALLTHFYIVKGNRKEAARIAEEIYGIVPGSWADRSPLHDAAFQGRLLSLKTLIAQGFDVNLVTTDRVSALHEACLGGHVACAKLLLENGAQVNAVTIDGITPLFNACCSGSVACVNMLLEFGAKPQLRNHLASPIHEAVKRGHRECMEILLAHEVDIDQEDLQHGTPLYVACMYQRTDCVKKLLELGADVNVGKRLDSPLHAAARKSSVEVVVLLTDYGANPKCRNAEFKCALDLAVPNSKVEQALLLREGPASLAQLCRLCIRKHLGRSCLYAVHKLHLPEPLENFLLYR encoded by the exons ATGGAGGGCAGTTCTATACTCCATGCTTTcactaacatttattttgccatttttgctttgttttgcttcaagCTTTTAATTAAGATTTCCTTGGCTCTGCTGACCCATTTCTATATTGTTAAAGGCAACAGAAAAGAGGCTGCCAGGATAGCAGAAGAGATCTATGGAATAGTCCCAG GCAGCTGGGCAGACCGATCCCCTCTTCATGACGCTGCCTTCCAAGGACGCCTCCTGTCTTTGAAAACCCTGATTGCACAG GGTTTCGATGTGAACCTGGTGACGACAGACCGTGTGTCGGCTCTCCACGAGGCCTGTCTGGGCGGCCACGTCGCCTGTGcgaagctgctgctggagaacgGCGCTCAG GTCAACGCAGTCACCATTGATGGGATCACTCCTCTGTTTAACGCCTGCTGCAGCGGCAGCGTGGCCTGTGTCAACATGCTGCTTGAATTTGGAGCCAAGCCACAGCTCAGGAACCACCTTGCTTCGCCCATTCACGAAGCAGTCAAGAGAG GTCACAGGGAGTGCATGGAGATCCTTCTGGCCCATGAGGTTGACATTGACCAAGAAGACCTGCAGCACGGGACCCCGCTCTACGTGGCTTGCATGTACCAGAGGACAGACTGCGTCAAGAAGCTTTTGGAGCTAG GAGCCGACGTTAACGTGGGGAAGCGATTAGACAGCCCCCTCCACGCGGCAGCAAGGAAATCCAGCGTGGAGGTAGTCGTCTTGCTGACAGACTACGGTGCTAacccaaaatgcagaaatgctgagtTCAAATGTGCCTTGGATCTTGCTGTACCCAACAGCAAAGTGGAGCAGGCGCTTCTGCTTCGGGAAG GTCCTGCCAGCCTTGCCCAGCTGTGCCGGTTGTGTATCAGAAAGCATCTGGGTCGGTCGTGCCTATATGCAGTCCACAAGCTGCACCTGCCTGAGCCACTTGAGAACTTTCTCCTTTATCGATAA
- the ASB11 gene encoding ankyrin repeat and SOCS box protein 11 isoform X2 — MLLTTVKGRCAPYGNYICHTFQGGSWADRSPLHDAAFQGRLLSLKTLIAQGFDVNLVTTDRVSALHEACLGGHVACAKLLLENGAQVNAVTIDGITPLFNACCSGSVACVNMLLEFGAKPQLRNHLASPIHEAVKRGHRECMEILLAHEVDIDQEDLQHGTPLYVACMYQRTDCVKKLLELGADVNVGKRLDSPLHAAARKSSVEVVVLLTDYGANPKCRNAEFKCALDLAVPNSKVEQALLLREGPASLAQLCRLCIRKHLGRSCLYAVHKLHLPEPLENFLLYR, encoded by the exons ATGCTACTCACAACCGTGAAGGGAAGATGTGCCCCGTATGGGAACTATATTTGCCACACGTTTCAGGGAG GCAGCTGGGCAGACCGATCCCCTCTTCATGACGCTGCCTTCCAAGGACGCCTCCTGTCTTTGAAAACCCTGATTGCACAG GGTTTCGATGTGAACCTGGTGACGACAGACCGTGTGTCGGCTCTCCACGAGGCCTGTCTGGGCGGCCACGTCGCCTGTGcgaagctgctgctggagaacgGCGCTCAG GTCAACGCAGTCACCATTGATGGGATCACTCCTCTGTTTAACGCCTGCTGCAGCGGCAGCGTGGCCTGTGTCAACATGCTGCTTGAATTTGGAGCCAAGCCACAGCTCAGGAACCACCTTGCTTCGCCCATTCACGAAGCAGTCAAGAGAG GTCACAGGGAGTGCATGGAGATCCTTCTGGCCCATGAGGTTGACATTGACCAAGAAGACCTGCAGCACGGGACCCCGCTCTACGTGGCTTGCATGTACCAGAGGACAGACTGCGTCAAGAAGCTTTTGGAGCTAG GAGCCGACGTTAACGTGGGGAAGCGATTAGACAGCCCCCTCCACGCGGCAGCAAGGAAATCCAGCGTGGAGGTAGTCGTCTTGCTGACAGACTACGGTGCTAacccaaaatgcagaaatgctgagtTCAAATGTGCCTTGGATCTTGCTGTACCCAACAGCAAAGTGGAGCAGGCGCTTCTGCTTCGGGAAG GTCCTGCCAGCCTTGCCCAGCTGTGCCGGTTGTGTATCAGAAAGCATCTGGGTCGGTCGTGCCTATATGCAGTCCACAAGCTGCACCTGCCTGAGCCACTTGAGAACTTTCTCCTTTATCGATAA